AGTCCTGCCCCCCGCCGCCGGGGCCGCGACCCCGGCTGTCCGCCCCACCGCCTACGTGGACCCGCTGATCGGCAGCGCCAACGGCGGCAACACCTTTCCCGGCGCCACCCTCCCGTACGGCATGATCGCCTGGTCGCCCACGAGCACCAAGGGCGACCAGACGGGCACCGGCGCCGCGAACGGCTACCAGTACGACACCACCCGGCTGCGCGGGCTGAGCCTCACCCACGTCAACGGCGCCGGGTGCGACCCCGGTGCGGCAGGTGACATCCCGATCATGCCGTTCGTCGGGGACGTCACCTCGTCGCCCTCGGCCGACACCAAGGACGCCGTCTACGCCGCGGACTTCTCGCACGAGGACGAGCGCGCCGTCCCCGGCCGCTACACCGTCGGCCTCGACTCCGGAGCCACCGCCGACCTCGCGGTCAGCCGGCGCGCGGGCGTGGCCGACTTCGGCTTCCCCGCCGGGAAGCCCGCCAATCTGCTCTTCCGCGTCTCGAACTCGCTGAACGGCAGCGAGGACGCCCAGGTGAAGATCGACACCGCGCACCGCAAGGTCACCGGCTCGGTGCTCACCGGCGCGTTCTGCGGGCGGCGTGCCAACGGCGGCACCAACAACCGCAAGAGCTACTACCGGCTCTACTTCAGCGCCTCCTTCGACCGCGCCTTCTCCACCACCGGCACCTGGAAGGACGGCACGCTCGCCCCGGGCTCGACCACCGGCGGCGGGGGCGAGGGCTATGCCACCGGAGCGGACCGGGCCGGGCGCGGATCGGGCGGCTGGGTCGGCTTCGACACCGCCTCCGACAACGATGTCCACATGCGCATCGGCATCTCCTACGTCAGCCGGGCCGGCGCGGAGGCCAACCTGCGCTCCGAGATCGCCCCGCACGCCGGGGTGGACGACGTGGCGGCCGCCGCGAGCCGGACCTGGGACCGGGAGCTGGAGTCCGTCCGCACGGGCGGCGGCACCGAGGCTCAGCGCACCACCTTCTACACCGCGCTGTACCACTCCCTGATGCAGCCCAACATCGTCAGCGACACCGACGGCCGCTACCCCGGCATGGACGGCGAGCCCCACCGGATCGGGCGTGGACAGGGGGCGCAGTACAGCAACTTCTCCGGCTGGGACCAGTACCGGGCCCAGATACAACTGCTCGCCCTGCTGAAACCGGAGGTGGCCGGGGACTTCGCCCAGTCGCTGTACAACTTCGCCCGGCAGAACGGCGGCGTGTGGGACCGCTGGGTGCACATCAACGGCGCCACCCACGTCATGACCGGTGACCCCACCGCGGCCACCCTCGCCACGTTCTACGCCATGGGGGTGCGGAACTTCGACTACGAGGGCGCCTACGAGTCGCTGGCCCGTCAGGCGACCGTCCCCGTCGAGGACGGCCTCTCGGACGCCGGCTGTCCCGGCCAGTGCACCGGCCAGCGGCCCAACCTGGCCCAGTACCTTCAGTCCCACTACGCGCCGCAGGACGTCTGCCACTGCTGGGGCGGAGCCGCCGAGACCCTGGAGGACGCGGTCGCCGACGACGCGCTCGGCCGCTGGGCCGCGCTGCTCGGCCGGGACGCGGAGGCCAAGTCGTTCAAGGAGCGCGGCGGCTGGTGGCGCAACGTGTTCAACGCGGGGGCCACCGACGGAGCCGGCACCAGCGGCTACATCCAGGCCCGCAACGTCGACGGCTCCTGGGTCACCCCGTTCGGCCCGGGGAGCGACCTGGGCTTCGCGCAGGGCACCAGCGCCACGTACACCTGGATGGTGCCGCAGGACGTCCAGGGGCTGGCGGCGGCGATGGGCGGCCGGGACGTCGCGGCGGAGCGCCTCGACGGCTTCTTCCACAAGGCGGACGGCTCCTGGTCGGTGAAGGGCGGCGACTCCGTGCGCTACGACCCGACCAACGAGCCCGGCATCCACGCCCCTTGGCTCTACAACGCGCTCGGTCAGCCGTACAAGACCCAGGCGACCGTCCGCGAGATCCTGAACACGGTCTACGGGACGGGCCCGCGCGGTCTGCCCGGCAACGACGACCTGGGGACCATGTCCGCCTGGTACGTCTTCTCCGCGCTGGGGATGTACCCGCAGTCCCCGGGCGGCGCCGCGATGCTGCTGGGCGCCCCGTTGTTCCCGAAGGCGGTCATCGACCGGCCGCACGGCAGGGACATCACCATCACCGCACCGGCCGCCGACGCCGGGCATCCGTACATCGACGCGGTGACGGTCGACGGACGCGACCACGACCGGTCCTGGACGGACCCGAGCCTGCTCACCCGGGGCGGCAAGCTGGCCTTCAGCCTCTCCGGCGAGCCCAACACCACCTGGGCTACAGCCGCTTCGGGGCTGCCGCGCTAGGAGTACGACGGCGCCGTGCCGGATCGCCGCGCCCCGTGCGCGGTGATCCGGCACGGGGCGCGCCGAACCGACTTTCTATCGTTGAAAATTCTCCGTGCATGACTGTTGTTTTACGTTTGATGCTGTGGCTGAATGTTCGATTGTGTGCTGTGCCTCACAGGTTCGAGGCACTTCAGCTCTCTCGACAGGACGACGCCTTGAGACGACAAATGCCCCGCCCCCGTGCTCTGTTCAGGACGGCGGTCTGTGCCGCCGCGCTGCTGATCCCCGTCGGGGCCACCCTGGTCCCGGCTGCCGCAGCCACCCCCGCCGCAGCCGCCGGCGCCGCCTCCGCGACCACGTTCAAGGCCGGGAATCCGGCCACCGAGGTCCACGGGCTGAAGGGCGAGTACTTCAGCATGTCCGCGCCCGGCGCGCGGGACTTCGACAAGCTCGGCGGAGTCGCCCTCGACCCGCAGATCAACTTCCCCGGCCTCACCGGCACGTTCGAGTCCACCACCGGGCAGACGGAGAACACCACCGCCCGCTGGACCGGCGGCATCACGGCCCCCGAGGACGGTGACTACACCTTCGCCGCGAGCGGTGACAACGGCTTCCGTCTCTACATCGACGGCAAGGTGGTCATCGACCACTGGGAGCCGGACTGGGACAACGAGCAGACCAGCGCGCCGGTCGCGCTGAAGGCCGGTGAGACGCACGAGTTCAAGCTGGAGATGTTCCAGGACACCGGCGGCGCCAACATGTTCCTGCGCTGGTCCAGCGCGAAGCTCGCCAAGCAGGTCGTGCCCGAGTCGGCCTTCACTCCGCCGGCCGACTTCGAGGTCTACCCCGTCGGGCTGAGCGTCGCGAGCGACGGGCAGAAGCTCCGGGCCACGTTCGACGACAAGGTCGCCTCCTTCTCCCGGGTGAAGGACCACCTCAAGATCGAGGCGGACACCTCGCCGATCCCGGTGAAGTCCGTCGCCCGCGCGTCCGGCAGCTCCAAGGCGCTCACCGTCACCCTGGCCGCACCCGTCCAGAAGGGCCAGCAGGTCCGCATCGCGTACGACGGGAAGGCCGGCCTCACGGTCGGCGGCGAGACGGTCCCCGAGATCAGCCGCACGGCCGAGAACCTGTCGGCGCACCGCCTCACCACGACCTGGGGCGACAAGCTCGACCGCGAGCACCCGCTGCCCGAGTACCCCAGGCCGCAGCAGGTCCGCGACCAGTGGAAGAACCTCAACGGGCCCTGGGAGTTCGCCGGAGCCGAGGCGGGCGAGCAGCCCGTGTTCGGGAAGAAGCTCGGTGAGCGCATCACCGTGCCGTTCCCCGTCGAGTCGCAGCTCTCCGGCCTGGAGCGCCACGAAGACCACATGTTCTACCGCAAGCTCGTCACGGTGCCGAAGAACTGGTCGGTGAAGAGCGGCAAGGACAAGAGCGGCAAGGGCAGCGCCGGAAACCGGCTGAAGCTCAACTTCGGTGCCGTCGACTACCAGGCCACCGTCTGGGTCAACGGCAAGCAGGTCGCCGAGCACACCGGCGGCT
This window of the Streptomyces sp. 840.1 genome carries:
- a CDS encoding GH92 family glycosyl hydrolase codes for the protein MPTRPLPAARRLAARTAAVLVTGALAAAVLPPAAGAATPAVRPTAYVDPLIGSANGGNTFPGATLPYGMIAWSPTSTKGDQTGTGAANGYQYDTTRLRGLSLTHVNGAGCDPGAAGDIPIMPFVGDVTSSPSADTKDAVYAADFSHEDERAVPGRYTVGLDSGATADLAVSRRAGVADFGFPAGKPANLLFRVSNSLNGSEDAQVKIDTAHRKVTGSVLTGAFCGRRANGGTNNRKSYYRLYFSASFDRAFSTTGTWKDGTLAPGSTTGGGGEGYATGADRAGRGSGGWVGFDTASDNDVHMRIGISYVSRAGAEANLRSEIAPHAGVDDVAAAASRTWDRELESVRTGGGTEAQRTTFYTALYHSLMQPNIVSDTDGRYPGMDGEPHRIGRGQGAQYSNFSGWDQYRAQIQLLALLKPEVAGDFAQSLYNFARQNGGVWDRWVHINGATHVMTGDPTAATLATFYAMGVRNFDYEGAYESLARQATVPVEDGLSDAGCPGQCTGQRPNLAQYLQSHYAPQDVCHCWGGAAETLEDAVADDALGRWAALLGRDAEAKSFKERGGWWRNVFNAGATDGAGTSGYIQARNVDGSWVTPFGPGSDLGFAQGTSATYTWMVPQDVQGLAAAMGGRDVAAERLDGFFHKADGSWSVKGGDSVRYDPTNEPGIHAPWLYNALGQPYKTQATVREILNTVYGTGPRGLPGNDDLGTMSAWYVFSALGMYPQSPGGAAMLLGAPLFPKAVIDRPHGRDITITAPAADAGHPYIDAVTVDGRDHDRSWTDPSLLTRGGKLAFSLSGEPNTTWATAASGLPR